Proteins found in one Oncorhynchus mykiss isolate Arlee chromosome 17, USDA_OmykA_1.1, whole genome shotgun sequence genomic segment:
- the LOC118940454 gene encoding histone H2B: MPEPAKSAPKKGSKKAVTKTAGKGGKKRRKSRKESYAIYVYKVLKQVHPDTGISSKAMGIMNSFVNDIFERIAGESSRLAHYNKRSTITSREIQTAVRLLLPGELAKHAVSEGTKAVTKYTSSK, encoded by the coding sequence ATGCCCGAGCCAGCAAAGTCCGCGCCCAAGAAGGGCTCCAAGAAAGCCGTCACCAAGACCGCAGGGAAAGGCGGCAAGAAACGCCGAAAGTCGAGGAAGGAGAGCTACGCCATTTACGTGTACAAAGTCCTGAAGCAGGTCCACCCCGATACCGGCATCTCCTCCAAGGCCATGGGAATCATGAACTCGTTCGTGAACGACATCTTCGAGCGTATCGCCGGAGAGTCGTCTCGCCTGGCCCACTACAACAAGCGTTCCACCATCACCTCCAGGGAGATCCAGACCGCAGTGCGCCTGCTGCTCCCCGGAGAGCTGGCCAAGCACGCAGTGTCCGAGGGCACCAAGGCCGTGACCAAGTACACCAGCTCCAAGTAA